One Calditrichota bacterium genomic region harbors:
- a CDS encoding PAS domain-containing protein, which produces MTLSQLQNSLDENELKRRWELSQKQMLLFSRDFARIYRAEKAKRELLEVLHKKLRAIVDAMFDGMVATNEERIVLDVNKTFERMFHIKQEDIRGYPLGEILPYPEIIRAIETMQASNKHFQSMELHFRRDREHYFEINISRIRGAREEPMGYVLLFQDVTDRMRFDRIKSRFITFASHEIRTPLHGLLGFLNLIYENLQDRLRDEEKKHFQFLLDSGENLREVVEEMLQMSTLQKEDSRLRRSHVSVQDLIQSAIEKVSLEQEAMGVTVKFNPPEQEMILFVEPDLLLKSFESILKNIIIYTLPEGIIFIRVEEAQEHYKILFVCPDITLTRDEVDIMVNDFYNMESQITKGVDGLELGFPLAKDIVEWHGGQLWVPDNGDFSIVITLPRFLSQEKGHLS; this is translated from the coding sequence GCTGGGAACTATCCCAAAAACAAATGCTTCTTTTTAGTCGCGATTTTGCCCGGATTTATCGGGCCGAAAAAGCCAAGCGGGAACTGCTGGAAGTTCTTCATAAAAAACTTCGGGCTATTGTTGATGCTATGTTCGACGGAATGGTTGCGACCAATGAAGAACGGATCGTCCTGGATGTGAATAAAACATTTGAACGAATGTTTCATATCAAACAGGAGGATATCCGTGGATATCCTTTGGGGGAAATTTTACCGTATCCCGAAATCATTCGAGCCATTGAGACCATGCAGGCATCGAATAAACATTTTCAATCCATGGAATTGCATTTCAGACGCGACCGGGAGCACTATTTTGAGATTAATATTTCTCGCATTCGGGGCGCCCGGGAAGAACCCATGGGGTATGTTCTTCTTTTTCAGGATGTGACCGACCGCATGCGCTTTGACCGCATTAAAAGCCGGTTTATTACATTTGCCTCCCATGAAATTCGTACGCCTCTGCATGGCTTGCTTGGATTTTTGAATTTAATTTATGAAAATCTTCAGGATCGGCTTCGCGATGAGGAAAAAAAACACTTTCAATTCCTTCTGGATTCCGGCGAGAATTTGCGCGAGGTTGTGGAAGAAATGCTCCAGATGTCCACCCTTCAAAAAGAGGACTCCAGGCTGCGGCGGAGCCATGTGTCTGTTCAGGATCTCATTCAGTCGGCCATTGAAAAAGTTTCCCTGGAGCAGGAGGCCATGGGAGTTACGGTGAAATTTAACCCGCCAGAGCAAGAGATGATCTTGTTTGTTGAGCCCGATTTGTTGTTGAAATCTTTCGAAAGTATCTTGAAAAATATCATTATTTATACCCTTCCTGAAGGGATTATTTTTATTCGTGTGGAAGAGGCGCAGGAACACTATAAAATTCTTTTTGTCTGTCCCGACATCACGCTGACTCGGGATGAGGTGGATATTATGGTAAACGATTTTTACAATATGGAGTCGCAGATTACAAAAGGGGTTGACGGATTGGAACTGGGATTTCCCCTGGCAAAAGACATTGTGGAATGGCATGGAGGACAATTGTGGGTTCCGGATAACGGCGATTTCTCAATCGTAATCACACTGCCGCGGTTCTTGTCTCAAGAAAAAGGACATCTTTCATGA
- a CDS encoding response regulator, with the protein MNKWEELKPFVKELRFDDCFVDFRIENAITSPARKILIVDDEREIRELVRETVMIDNFEILEAETGDAAYDIILKEHPDLIILDVKMPGTLDGLSLTQKIKGDPTMRDIPIILLTAVPVDLEQNSRLNPDAIFYKPFSPIDLLDRISDIFGE; encoded by the coding sequence ATGAACAAATGGGAAGAATTGAAACCATTCGTCAAGGAGTTGCGGTTTGACGATTGTTTTGTCGATTTTAGAATAGAAAATGCCATTACATCGCCTGCCCGCAAAATATTGATTGTGGATGATGAAAGGGAAATTCGCGAGCTGGTTCGTGAAACGGTCATGATTGACAATTTTGAAATTCTGGAAGCAGAAACCGGAGACGCAGCGTACGATATCATTTTAAAAGAGCACCCTGATCTGATTATTCTGGATGTAAAGATGCCCGGTACACTGGATGGACTTTCATTAACTCAAAAAATAAAGGGTGATCCCACTATGAGAGACATTCCCATCATTCTGCTCACGGCCGTCCCCGTGGATCTGGAACAAAACTCCCGGCTAAATCCAGATGCGATCTTCTATAAGCCATTCAGCCCGATAGATTTGCTGGATCGAATCTCAGATATATTCGGGGAATAG
- a CDS encoding HAMP domain-containing histidine kinase — MSQDFEKNMKIWREKYADPEMRIEELFRNYNVSTEMIKRTPNLHDLLDLVLLEYIKRLDEIPGKDLSRPSGSEFSEYDREKLRSLIMFSSQAVLLKENSEIFNALEIKNKELEETTQELEKANTELKSLNRQYLNMLGFVSHELRSPLISILGFAELLDENLLGTLSDEQKKAVQIIMRSSKNLIEMIRNYLDLSKIEQGELKMEKRPLEFVGTILKPTLEEMNEQFNKKNMSVWVDSNQEEVWLFADEKLLRIVMVNILSNAVKYGQEGGDIHIEFSIVNKELEVRVTNTGRGVEESEVGKVFDKFTQLDSYDTKVGKGSGLGLYNTKYIVEKHGGSIWAESEFKKWFRIVFRLPLLKNHSAHEARKKNVLNNQHQNQTHV, encoded by the coding sequence ATGAGTCAGGACTTTGAAAAAAACATGAAAATTTGGCGGGAAAAATATGCGGATCCAGAAATGAGAATTGAAGAGCTTTTTAGAAATTACAATGTCAGCACCGAGATGATTAAACGAACGCCGAATCTTCACGACTTATTGGATCTGGTACTTTTGGAATATATTAAGCGCCTGGATGAAATTCCGGGAAAGGATTTGTCACGCCCTTCTGGCTCCGAATTTTCGGAATATGATCGCGAAAAACTTCGCTCATTAATCATGTTTTCCAGTCAGGCGGTTCTGTTGAAAGAAAACAGTGAGATTTTCAATGCGCTCGAGATAAAGAACAAAGAGCTGGAAGAAACCACGCAAGAATTGGAAAAGGCCAATACAGAATTAAAATCGCTAAACCGGCAATATTTAAACATGCTGGGCTTTGTGTCTCACGAACTTCGAAGTCCGCTGATTTCTATTTTGGGTTTTGCAGAATTATTGGATGAAAATCTTCTCGGAACATTAAGCGACGAGCAAAAAAAAGCCGTACAAATTATCATGCGTTCCAGCAAGAATCTTATCGAAATGATTCGCAATTATCTGGATCTCTCAAAAATTGAACAGGGCGAGTTGAAAATGGAAAAACGCCCGCTCGAATTTGTGGGCACAATCCTGAAACCCACTCTGGAAGAAATGAACGAACAATTCAACAAAAAGAATATGTCCGTTTGGGTGGACAGCAACCAGGAAGAAGTGTGGCTTTTTGCCGATGAAAAACTGCTGCGGATTGTCATGGTCAATATTCTCTCAAATGCAGTCAAATATGGCCAAGAGGGCGGAGATATTCACATTGAGTTTTCAATTGTAAATAAAGAACTTGAAGTACGTGTGACCAATACGGGCCGCGGTGTGGAGGAAAGTGAAGTCGGAAAGGTTTTTGACAAATTTACACAATTGGATTCTTACGACACAAAGGTTGGGAAAGGATCGGGTCTGGGTTTGTACAACACGAAGTACATTGTTGAAAAGCACGGGGGCAGCATCTGGGCAGAGTCTGAATTTAAAAAGTGGTTTCGAATAGTTTTTCGGCTGCCATTGTTAAAGAACCATTCCGCGCACGAGGCTCGAAAGAAAAACGTTCTAAATAATCAACACCAGAATCAAACACATGTGTGA
- a CDS encoding response regulator, with amino-acid sequence MAQPLTQGKSVPKIAIIDPETEILEVLRQLFQNNGFQVTVFRSGADALTEFSSLQPDVVLLEIALNGEDGLNICQTIHETYPEIPIVVLSRLRTPEIRLQAIEAGAIDYLTKPYDRAFLLQKIKNLLFLLTRRPLTAPPAVSPIVTLFEQERLSIIKPEPNPNSPFGYAYPILNQVGINRPEDQQEALEALVAEGKLEHIIYDMVKQCPKCHSITIQFRAVCPECQSPAIKPIPVPGRSAQQPFQEKRYNCLHCNAVFSTSVIYGKCLNCGTTFQEADAKTHLIYSYRLPVSRPWGDPPESDAEASILEQALRESEIDYFAPDALKFLVAYEIKQARASEKRTFSLIKIDFLNLKQLQDHQDHFSVLRLLRNLLLIFRKILRPQDQVILSGKNKFYILMPEASYSMATLVKKHVLSFIDRFKFDVEFRVSVETFPDTFQTIEDILDSSNLKTKTPILQKSALV; translated from the coding sequence ATGGCACAGCCGCTAACACAAGGGAAAAGCGTCCCCAAAATTGCCATTATCGATCCTGAAACCGAAATATTGGAGGTCCTCCGGCAGCTCTTCCAAAACAATGGATTCCAGGTAACGGTGTTTCGTTCGGGGGCGGATGCCCTGACCGAATTTTCTTCCCTTCAGCCGGATGTCGTGTTGCTGGAAATTGCGTTGAACGGAGAGGATGGGCTTAATATTTGCCAGACGATTCATGAAACGTACCCCGAAATACCGATTGTCGTTTTAAGCCGTCTTCGGACACCGGAAATCCGGCTGCAGGCGATCGAGGCCGGCGCGATTGACTACCTTACCAAACCCTATGACCGGGCGTTTCTGCTTCAAAAAATAAAAAACCTGCTTTTTCTTCTGACGCGGAGACCGCTCACAGCCCCTCCGGCTGTCTCTCCCATTGTGACGCTTTTTGAACAGGAACGTCTTTCGATAATAAAACCCGAACCCAATCCAAACTCGCCCTTCGGGTATGCCTATCCAATCCTGAATCAGGTGGGCATAAACCGCCCCGAAGATCAACAAGAGGCCTTGGAGGCGCTCGTAGCGGAAGGGAAACTGGAGCATATCATTTATGATATGGTTAAACAATGTCCAAAATGCCATTCCATTACCATTCAGTTTCGTGCCGTTTGCCCGGAATGTCAATCGCCAGCCATTAAACCGATTCCCGTACCCGGGCGCTCCGCACAGCAGCCATTTCAGGAAAAAAGATACAACTGTCTGCATTGCAATGCCGTTTTTTCGACCTCTGTGATTTACGGAAAATGTTTAAACTGCGGAACGACATTTCAGGAGGCAGACGCCAAAACACACTTGATCTATTCGTACAGGTTACCAGTGAGCAGACCCTGGGGCGACCCACCGGAGAGCGATGCAGAAGCATCCATTCTGGAGCAGGCCCTTCGGGAATCTGAGATTGACTATTTTGCGCCAGATGCTCTGAAGTTTCTTGTTGCCTACGAAATAAAGCAGGCGCGGGCTTCCGAAAAAAGGACATTTTCTTTGATAAAAATCGATTTTTTGAATCTAAAACAGCTTCAAGACCATCAGGATCACTTTTCGGTATTGCGGCTGCTCCGAAATCTGTTGTTAATTTTTCGAAAAATCCTTCGTCCGCAGGACCAGGTCATTTTGAGTGGAAAAAACAAATTCTATATTCTCATGCCTGAAGCGAGCTATTCAATGGCTACCCTGGTAAAGAAACACGTGCTCTCTTTCATCGACCGCTTTAAGTTTGACGTGGAGTTTCGAGTGTCGGTGGAGACATTCCCGGACACGTTTCAAACGATTGAAGATATTCTGGATTCCTCAAACCTAAAAACAAAAACGCCGATCTTACAAAAATCGGCGCTTGTTTAA
- a CDS encoding sensor domain-containing diguanylate cyclase yields the protein MPSRNDLQHELEKLSQKYEEIRSVNQELAGQLRELYILYNISHILSTTFEIKQILRSIFHLFKDSLPVDSAHLFLLAPLQEELGLKESFGFSKLPSKIHLQPEPQLIERVAVTGSPLTITDIKTNTPSNFLFAGFPLFSEDEQIIGVLSFFRDTKRVLKKSEFDFLKRISDEVAVCINRALLFHRTRESTILDELTGIFNRRYFNKTFQREIKRAERYKRNLSVLMIDIDDFKVINDTFGHLKGDDVLQAIAAILKNNIRRTDILFRYGGEEFVILLPETPLNSAIRVGEKLRKAVQGHFNLTDYQISGQTITISIGISNFPMDGYSTEKLLAIADRHLYQAKSLGKNRTIAHEELLEKA from the coding sequence ATGCCATCACGTAATGATTTACAACACGAGCTGGAAAAACTGTCACAAAAATATGAAGAGATCCGATCAGTCAATCAGGAGCTTGCGGGGCAGCTCAGAGAACTCTACATCCTGTATAATATTTCGCATATTTTGAGCACCACTTTCGAAATCAAGCAAATTCTGAGATCCATTTTTCACCTTTTTAAGGATTCCCTCCCCGTGGACAGTGCACACTTGTTCTTACTGGCACCTTTGCAGGAGGAATTGGGACTCAAAGAATCTTTCGGCTTTTCAAAACTTCCCTCAAAAATCCATCTGCAACCGGAGCCTCAATTAATTGAACGCGTTGCCGTAACAGGCAGTCCCCTCACCATAACCGATATAAAAACCAATACCCCGTCAAATTTCTTATTTGCGGGATTTCCTCTCTTTTCAGAGGATGAACAGATTATCGGCGTACTGAGTTTTTTTCGGGATACAAAACGCGTCCTGAAAAAATCGGAATTCGATTTTCTCAAACGGATTTCGGACGAAGTGGCTGTCTGTATAAATCGGGCCTTATTATTTCATCGAACCCGGGAATCTACCATCCTGGATGAACTTACAGGCATTTTTAACCGGCGCTATTTTAACAAGACCTTTCAGAGAGAAATCAAGCGCGCCGAACGCTATAAACGAAACCTCTCCGTACTCATGATTGATATTGACGATTTTAAAGTGATCAATGATACGTTCGGGCATCTGAAGGGCGATGATGTACTTCAGGCCATTGCCGCCATTTTAAAGAATAATATCCGGAGAACGGATATTCTATTCCGCTATGGCGGTGAAGAATTTGTGATTCTCCTGCCTGAAACGCCTTTGAACAGCGCTATTCGCGTGGGAGAAAAACTGCGAAAGGCTGTTCAGGGTCACTTTAATTTGACGGATTATCAGATCAGCGGACAAACCATTACCATTTCCATTGGAATTTCAAATTTCCCCATGGACGGGTATTCTACCGAAAAACTGCTCGCTATTGCCGATCGGCATTTGTACCAGGCAAAAAGCCTGGGCAAAAACCGGACGATTGCCCACGAGGAATTGCTTGAAAAAGCCTGA
- a CDS encoding glycosyltransferase family 9 protein, translating into MSAIKEKYFLQRLRIKQAFSRGKKTPLTLPLRIPQAPRFIVCLPDREEDLLTIQNYLPSFIHHFASGTFFLVVNRSFETFFAAVPSVRILPFSPDDFSSVGILKKQWVAQIPKNIFMAIDFNTTNRLWSEYLCYSSQAPVRISFKKPRVADFFNIILHPNQNNDFQKQVGYLLRIIQDLTRIKKETLVNDAIT; encoded by the coding sequence ATGTCAGCAATTAAAGAAAAATATTTTTTACAGCGCCTTCGGATAAAACAGGCCTTTTCCCGAGGCAAAAAAACTCCATTGACGCTCCCCTTAAGAATTCCCCAGGCTCCCCGCTTCATCGTGTGTTTGCCTGACCGTGAGGAAGATTTGTTGACCATTCAGAATTATCTTCCTTCCTTCATACATCATTTTGCATCGGGTACATTTTTTCTGGTTGTAAATCGTTCCTTTGAAACCTTTTTTGCCGCCGTTCCATCTGTCCGAATACTTCCCTTTTCGCCGGACGATTTTTCATCCGTGGGAATCTTAAAAAAGCAATGGGTCGCTCAAATCCCGAAAAATATTTTTATGGCCATTGATTTCAACACCACAAACAGACTTTGGAGCGAATATTTATGCTACAGCAGCCAGGCTCCGGTGAGAATTTCTTTTAAAAAACCCCGGGTGGCGGATTTTTTTAATATTATCCTGCATCCCAATCAGAACAATGATTTTCAGAAGCAGGTTGGCTATCTTTTGAGAATCATTCAAGACCTTACACGCATAAAAAAAGAAACGCTGGTTAACGATGCCATCACGTAA
- a CDS encoding sigma-70 family RNA polymerase sigma factor has translation MSKIKKQEKNRAEKSLEKYLEEIGEYSPLPPEQEVALAKRIKKGDKEALDVLVRSNLRFVVSVAKEYQNQGLPMEDLINEGNLGLIKAAERFDETRGFKFISYAVWWIRQSILQALAEQSRIVRLPLNRVGAINKIGKMLDNLGQEYEREPRLDELAERMNMNAFELAETLRTSSRHLSLDAPFQQGDGNSLLDVLKNEHMSPPDEDLMDESLRLEIEKVLATLTLREAKIIKLYFGINQDRPLTLEEIGEIFNLTRERVRQIKEKALRKLRHKSRRRPLQKYLG, from the coding sequence ATGAGTAAGATTAAGAAGCAAGAAAAAAACCGGGCAGAAAAGTCCCTGGAAAAATACCTGGAAGAAATCGGGGAATACTCTCCGCTGCCTCCCGAACAAGAAGTGGCTTTAGCCAAACGCATTAAGAAGGGGGATAAGGAAGCACTGGACGTTCTGGTACGTTCCAATCTGAGATTTGTCGTGAGTGTTGCCAAAGAATATCAAAACCAGGGCTTGCCGATGGAAGATTTAATCAATGAGGGCAATCTGGGGTTGATTAAAGCTGCCGAACGATTTGATGAAACACGCGGGTTTAAATTTATTTCGTATGCCGTTTGGTGGATTCGCCAATCCATTTTGCAGGCTCTGGCCGAACAGTCGCGAATTGTCCGGCTTCCCCTCAACCGCGTGGGAGCCATCAACAAAATCGGAAAAATGCTTGACAACCTGGGTCAGGAATACGAGCGGGAGCCCCGCCTGGATGAATTGGCCGAGCGAATGAACATGAATGCTTTTGAGCTGGCCGAAACGCTCCGCACATCCTCCCGGCACCTTTCGCTGGACGCACCCTTTCAACAGGGAGATGGAAACAGCCTTCTGGATGTCCTGAAAAATGAACACATGTCGCCGCCTGATGAAGACCTGATGGACGAATCCCTTCGTCTGGAAATTGAAAAGGTGCTGGCAACCTTAACCTTGCGGGAGGCCAAGATCATTAAGCTTTATTTTGGCATCAATCAGGACCGGCCTCTCACCCTCGAGGAAATCGGTGAAATATTTAATCTGACCCGCGAACGGGTTCGGCAAATAAAAGAAAAAGCGTTGCGCAAATTACGCCACAAATCCAGACGGCGTCCCTTGCAAAAATACCTGGGTTAG
- a CDS encoding T9SS type A sorting domain-containing protein, with protein MKTCYKIVVAVFILIFTFGLANAQVTKIKQIQYTNDSSGDSPLKGQVVTISGIVTAEPYAFGGSYYFVQDSAGAWSGIKVYDKGRQVAFGDSVTLTGTVAEYYGVTEIKNVTAFEINDSSRVVMPAVPVTTGEIGTGGTMAEAYEGVLIQVKNVAITNPDLGHGEWEIDDGSGPCRVDDAADYYFSPGAYDSVKSITGVLDYSYSNTKIEPRLAADVVEMGPVVRFQRIQQVRYSDLLRTPFDTKSDMSYMKGDTVTVSGIVTMPTGLSYAGAGIKFIIEDPKGGPWSAILSYNPDSTAYPSLFEGDSIRMTGYIGEYSTGPSNMTEFWVTSPIDILDFGKPLPPVDTVKTGDLRWPTTAEQWGTVIVACKNAVVKNLTPQYELFSIDDGSGEILVDDDSDSLTDYEDPPQGTVIESIRGWVYHHYGSYADSTTYKLEPLYKSDIVLGQGPPSVKNTERNPVIPTASDSVHVSTTVETNLAVSSVELFYNVDGGSYQTVSMKPVSAGNFVGAIPPQPVGSFVNYFVKATDEHAQSTIDPADTSLYNYCYPVTDGNLTIKDIQYTPWKLADSPFEGASVSVSGIVTSDTTMNRYYGAYSIQDASGAWNGIFIFGAKAELYRGDQVKVYGTVTDYNADWHFKWDNNTVILVDSVKIMSSGNTEPAPVEVKTVDLGKGSPKAESYEGTLVRVKQATITKINSYDITIDDGSGPCLMDGDGLVKKDGTPNSTFYINKADGYIVVFGDTLRVGDVVNFIQGVQTFSFGSYKIELRDSQDFGYFVGVNEHTPTYPLTYKLEQNFPNPFNPETRIYFDIPAKNTVKIVIYNSLGQKVRTLVNASFDPGHHIINWDGRNDAGQMVPTGVYFYRMKAGNYIALKKMLLMK; from the coding sequence ATGAAAACATGTTACAAGATAGTTGTTGCGGTGTTTATTTTGATTTTTACATTTGGGCTGGCTAATGCTCAGGTGACAAAAATCAAGCAGATTCAGTACACAAACGATTCCAGCGGCGATTCGCCCCTGAAGGGTCAGGTCGTGACGATTAGCGGAATTGTCACCGCCGAACCCTACGCGTTTGGAGGAAGCTATTATTTTGTTCAGGATTCCGCGGGGGCCTGGTCGGGAATCAAAGTGTATGACAAGGGCCGACAGGTAGCATTTGGAGACAGTGTAACCCTGACGGGTACGGTGGCCGAATACTACGGGGTAACGGAAATTAAAAACGTAACGGCATTCGAAATTAATGATTCCTCTCGTGTGGTGATGCCTGCGGTGCCCGTCACAACAGGTGAAATCGGAACCGGCGGAACCATGGCCGAAGCCTACGAGGGTGTGCTTATTCAGGTGAAAAATGTAGCCATTACCAATCCGGATTTGGGTCACGGCGAGTGGGAAATTGACGACGGCTCCGGTCCCTGCCGGGTGGACGATGCTGCGGATTACTATTTTTCCCCCGGCGCGTACGACAGCGTGAAATCAATTACAGGTGTGCTGGACTATTCCTACTCAAACACAAAAATTGAGCCGCGCCTGGCAGCGGATGTGGTGGAAATGGGTCCCGTGGTCCGGTTCCAGCGTATTCAACAGGTTCGGTACAGCGACCTGCTGCGAACGCCTTTCGATACCAAATCGGATATGTCCTACATGAAAGGGGACACGGTTACCGTTTCGGGAATTGTCACCATGCCAACCGGTCTGAGTTACGCGGGTGCCGGAATCAAATTTATTATTGAAGATCCGAAGGGCGGCCCCTGGAGTGCCATTTTGTCCTACAATCCCGATTCTACCGCCTATCCTTCTCTATTTGAAGGCGATTCCATTCGCATGACGGGCTACATTGGCGAGTACAGTACAGGCCCGAGTAACATGACGGAGTTCTGGGTAACCAGTCCCATCGACATCCTGGATTTTGGAAAACCCCTTCCGCCGGTAGATACCGTAAAAACGGGTGATCTGCGATGGCCAACCACCGCCGAACAGTGGGGAACCGTCATTGTGGCCTGCAAAAATGCGGTCGTCAAAAATCTGACCCCGCAGTACGAATTGTTTTCAATTGACGATGGCTCCGGTGAAATTCTGGTGGATGATGATTCCGACAGCCTTACCGATTACGAAGATCCTCCGCAGGGAACCGTGATCGAATCCATTCGCGGCTGGGTTTACCATCATTACGGAAGCTATGCCGATTCCACCACGTACAAGCTGGAACCCCTGTACAAATCGGATATCGTTCTGGGTCAGGGACCGCCATCCGTCAAAAATACCGAGCGGAATCCGGTGATTCCAACCGCTTCCGATTCGGTGCACGTGTCTACAACCGTGGAAACGAATTTGGCCGTTTCGTCAGTGGAATTATTCTACAACGTGGACGGGGGGTCTTACCAGACTGTATCCATGAAGCCGGTTTCTGCTGGTAACTTCGTTGGTGCGATCCCTCCGCAGCCGGTGGGAAGCTTTGTTAATTATTTTGTGAAGGCCACAGATGAACATGCACAATCCACAATTGATCCGGCGGACACCAGCCTGTACAACTATTGCTACCCCGTAACGGACGGAAATCTGACCATTAAGGATATTCAATACACACCGTGGAAACTGGCCGATTCACCATTTGAGGGTGCTTCCGTCAGTGTGTCCGGTATCGTCACATCGGATACAACCATGAACCGCTATTACGGAGCCTACAGCATTCAGGATGCCTCCGGCGCCTGGAATGGAATTTTTATCTTCGGTGCGAAAGCCGAATTGTACCGCGGCGATCAGGTAAAGGTTTACGGAACCGTGACCGATTACAACGCCGATTGGCATTTCAAATGGGATAACAATACGGTTATTCTGGTTGACTCTGTGAAGATTATGAGCTCCGGAAACACGGAGCCGGCTCCGGTTGAAGTGAAAACGGTGGATCTTGGAAAAGGTTCTCCTAAAGCCGAGTCGTACGAAGGAACCCTGGTTCGGGTGAAACAGGCCACTATTACCAAGATTAATTCTTATGATATCACCATCGACGACGGTTCCGGTCCCTGTTTAATGGATGGCGACGGGCTGGTGAAAAAAGACGGCACGCCCAATTCCACCTTCTACATTAACAAGGCGGATGGGTACATCGTCGTTTTTGGCGATACCCTTCGTGTGGGCGATGTGGTCAATTTCATTCAGGGTGTGCAAACTTTCAGTTTTGGCTCGTACAAAATTGAATTGCGCGACAGTCAGGATTTTGGCTACTTTGTGGGCGTAAACGAACATACACCCACGTACCCCTTAACGTACAAGCTGGAACAGAATTTCCCGAACCCGTTTAATCCGGAAACCCGAATTTACTTCGATATTCCGGCGAAAAACACGGTGAAAATTGTCATTTACAATTCCCTGGGACAAAAGGTACGCACCCTGGTGAATGCCAGTTTTGATCCGGGTCATCACATCATCAATTGGGACGGCCGGAATGATGCCGGACAGATGGTTCCGACAGGCGTGTATTTTTATCGGATGAAGGCCGGGAATTACATTGCCTTGAAGAAAATGTTGTTGATGAAATAA